In Heteronotia binoei isolate CCM8104 ecotype False Entrance Well chromosome 5, APGP_CSIRO_Hbin_v1, whole genome shotgun sequence, the DNA window CGTTGCCAGAAAGGTTGAGCAAGAAACCGTGGGGCTTGGCTAGCCAGCGCTGCAACCGCCCGCGCTCCCCACTCTCTTCAGGCAGGTCCATCCAATTCTCAACCAGATCAGCAAAGCAGTTGTCACCCAGCACCAGGGGTTGCCGGTTGCGGCTCTGTGACAGAAGGGACACTGTCCAGTCCCCTGCATCTGCAGGTTCAACTTCCCGCCACCGCTCCAAGCAGGCATCAGAAGCAGATTTGGGCCGAGGCCTCCTGGCAGGTGCCCGGCGGCGCAAAAAGCCCCCTGAGGAAAGCTTACTGGCTCGCAGTGGTGGGGGGCCCTCCTCATCCCGCCAGCTGCTCCCAGACACTTCAGAGTATCCTGAATCAAACTCCAGGCTCCGCTCACTGCTGACAGGAGAGAAGGCCATCTCCTCTTCCACAGCTACCTCCAAGCAACATGCAGAGTCTGCTTCTGAAATGGCCGATACCCTCGGACTGGTGCACTGCTTTGGGGAAGGCATGGCAGGGAGTGGCCTTATTTCCTCAGGATCCATTCGGAGGTCTTGGTCATGGGCTTTTTTCAAATCGTGGAGAGTCCGCATCATGCACTGCATTTGGCCCCGCAGCACTTCACTTGACTCCTTCATGCACAACTGTGGAGAAGAAGACAAAACACTTTCAGCTTCCTGTCACAATCATTCCAACAATGTTGCCCAATAAATTGTACAAGGTTCAGCAAATGACATACTGAAAGTTAGCATAAAACACTACCAGGAAACTACAGTCTTCAAAAATACTTCGCTCAAACATGCCTGTTCCAGAACTAATCTTGTCAGTTTAATGCAAAAAGTCCACATAAAGGAGTATGGTGGATCATGCGCTCAGACAATGCGAAAAAGACAGCAAGCAAGAGAGTAACCAACTCAACTGAAGCGAGCTCCTGACCTCATGTGACTCAGGTCTCCTTAGTCAAAAAGCAGAATTGCCTTCTTTTGCTTCCACTTTCCTTACCCACACATCTCCTCTTATTCCCCACTGCATTCACATAGCCCATTTGTGTGCCACTCACATTCCTTCTATTACACAGCTGACCCTGCCCAGGTGCTGAGCATCTACCCAACACATGTGTGCTTCCATGGTGTGCTGAATGCTCCAAGGCTTCCTGCTGCTTCTAGTTCAGATTATGCCTTGATCTGCAAGGGGCACCAATCTGATTTACTCTATGTGCGGAACTGGGAGCCAGAGCCGCACGCGCAGGTCCTCTCCCCATCTCGTCTTGGCAAGCCCCCAGCCCTGAGGCAGAGCTTTTCGGTAGCATCTGCACGTTCCAGGCCCATCCCAGGCTCTACAAGCAGTAGCTTGTTACAGTGAGTGAGCAGCCCCACCCAGCAGAAGATGACACAGAGGGTGTGAGAGTCTCCAAGAATAACACAAACAGTCCCCTCAGCATGCAAGGAGAGAAAGCCAGGAGATAAGGACACGGCCACTGGCGGAAGCAGTGTgttgggggctggggggggaggtggaattaGCTGTGGCAAAGAGAAGGTGAGGTTCACTTCTGCACGAATTACTTTCAGATTCTGTACCCTTTTCCCCTGAACTGCCTGAAGGCCTCTCAGTTGTTTCTATTGTGTGGGAGGGAAGGACATCTGAGCAAGCCAAAATGATGCAAACTGCCTCTTCTTGTAAGAAACCTCTATGTACAGCTAGGAAGAAGGTGCAAAAGGCTCAGTTCCATGGCCAGACCAACAGAGAAATATCCTGAGCAGAGGCATAAATCTTCCAGGTGCTAAGGAAAATATAAGCCAAAGCTGAGGAGAACCCTACTATAAAGACCAAAAAAAGGAAATATGAAAGAGGGCTAACATAGGGTGCGGAACTTGTCAAGAGCTCTGACGTTTCCGGGTTTATAAACTGGTCTCAACCATGCTAAATGAGATTCTAAATGGGGTCCAAGCACAGTGACCAAATTCCTAGTATTCTTCCACTCCAGGCCCACTTCCTGTTATTTTCTAAAATATCTGCAGTTCAGCTGTGTCATAGGCTATTGCTTTTCCAGGCAGACTTGTGAACACTGAGCTATTCCTCTAGCTGCTCTAGGGGCACAGTTCACAGTCATCCACCAGTGGCTGGCTGCAAACCTGGAACCCATCACATGTCTGTTTTTGATTATGCTTCAATCACAATTCCTGGGCAGTCATAA includes these proteins:
- the INKA1 gene encoding PAK4-inhibitor INKA1: MHSARLDAFVSHLRAEVLCMKESSEVLRGQMQCMMRTLHDLKKAHDQDLRMDPEEIRPLPAMPSPKQCTSPRVSAISEADSACCLEVAVEEEMAFSPVSSERSLEFDSGYSEVSGSSWRDEEGPPPLRASKLSSGGFLRRRAPARRPRPKSASDACLERWREVEPADAGDWTVSLLSQSRNRQPLVLGDNCFADLVENWMDLPEESGERGRLQRWLAKPHGFLLNLSGNVRRRLAGISRTERNKDSDGTKRFSCPVGLGTRPTLPYFHQSHANISELSTDCNSFAALMNCRSRQPIICNDVIGYI